One window of Hymenobacter sp. BRD128 genomic DNA carries:
- a CDS encoding carboxy terminal-processing peptidase: MPYLGIGCAASRRVNPTFGFLPNYYLNVLPRLKIGSYAGLVAAVFGLASYRFYEHSGPQAAPGKEQVLVGTIVQGLSQAHYQPERIDDAFSKRVFDLAIKRLDFRKKFLLQADIAQLMKYQTDIDDETKRGTHEFLDLSTKLMSERTKQMQALTHELLAKPFTFDNDETLQTDFEKAAFPATAADQREQWHKLLKYETLTRVVEMMDEQDKRHAKKAGLPLASASATLPRNGLELPPAHSFNEPATAEPDRTPAQMEVEARKRVLKYYDEQFADQPDTNEVLANYANVIANTYDPHTEYFAPRDKQEFDIQLTGRFEGIGATLREKDGLIYIEDIVPGSASYREGELKKGDAILRVAQGAAEPVSIEGWHTNKAVTLIRGKKGSEVRLTVKKADGSTKVIPIIRDVVVVEDTYAQSAVINDPSGVKIGYLRLPAFYADFNDNGGRSSAEDVKKELAKLTAEGVKGVVFDLRTNGGGSLNDAVEMAGLFLPSGPMVQVHDSRGVTQVLNDKDPRVQYSGPLVVLVNKYSASASEILAAAIQDYKRGVIMGSTSTYGKGTVQRIIDLDETLPSELASLKPFGSLKFTMQKFYRVTGGSTQFKGVASDIVLPDVLSYLDQGEKESDYPLKWDEIKPAGYRPWDDQPNYAKLEANSKARVAANPAFQQMTELVQSLRKRKDETVVSLNLTKYRTFQHQLKAESDKYEAIQKTATPLALAPLAADRTALGGDSVKVNRSMRFTRGLNKDITLGEAVAVIKDEQ; this comes from the coding sequence TTGCCGTACTTAGGCATAGGGTGTGCGGCCAGCCGCCGCGTAAACCCTACATTTGGCTTTCTTCCTAATTATTACCTGAATGTTCTCCCCCGCCTCAAAATTGGCTCCTACGCTGGCCTGGTGGCCGCCGTATTTGGGCTGGCTTCTTACCGCTTTTATGAGCATAGTGGCCCGCAGGCCGCGCCCGGCAAAGAGCAGGTGCTGGTGGGCACCATCGTGCAGGGCTTGTCGCAGGCGCACTACCAGCCCGAGCGCATCGACGATGCCTTCAGCAAGCGGGTGTTTGACTTGGCTATCAAGCGCTTAGACTTTCGTAAAAAATTCTTGCTGCAGGCCGACATCGCGCAGCTGATGAAGTATCAGACCGATATCGATGACGAAACCAAGCGCGGCACCCACGAATTTCTCGACCTGAGCACCAAGCTCATGAGCGAGCGCACCAAGCAGATGCAGGCGCTGACCCACGAGCTGCTGGCCAAGCCCTTTACGTTTGACAACGACGAAACCCTGCAAACCGATTTCGAGAAGGCCGCCTTCCCGGCCACTGCCGCCGACCAGCGCGAGCAGTGGCACAAGCTGCTCAAGTACGAAACGCTGACCCGCGTGGTCGAGATGATGGACGAGCAGGATAAGCGCCACGCCAAAAAAGCCGGCCTGCCGCTCGCTAGTGCCTCGGCAACCCTACCGCGGAATGGACTCGAACTACCGCCGGCTCACTCCTTTAACGAGCCCGCCACTGCCGAGCCCGACCGCACGCCCGCCCAAATGGAAGTAGAAGCCCGCAAGCGCGTGCTGAAGTACTACGACGAGCAGTTTGCCGACCAGCCCGACACCAACGAGGTGCTGGCCAACTACGCCAACGTCATTGCAAACACCTACGACCCGCACACCGAATATTTTGCCCCGCGCGATAAGCAGGAGTTTGATATTCAGCTCACGGGCCGCTTCGAAGGCATAGGGGCCACGCTGCGCGAAAAAGACGGCCTCATCTATATCGAAGACATCGTGCCCGGCTCAGCTTCGTACCGCGAGGGCGAGTTGAAGAAGGGCGACGCTATTCTGCGCGTGGCGCAGGGCGCCGCCGAGCCGGTGAGCATCGAGGGCTGGCACACCAACAAGGCCGTGACGCTCATCCGGGGCAAAAAAGGGTCGGAAGTGCGCCTCACGGTGAAGAAAGCCGATGGCTCGACCAAAGTCATTCCTATCATCCGCGATGTGGTAGTGGTGGAAGACACCTACGCGCAGTCGGCCGTCATCAACGACCCTAGCGGCGTGAAAATCGGCTATCTGCGCCTGCCCGCCTTCTACGCCGATTTCAACGACAACGGCGGCCGCTCGTCGGCCGAGGATGTGAAGAAAGAGCTTGCCAAGCTCACGGCCGAAGGCGTGAAAGGCGTGGTATTCGACCTGCGCACCAACGGCGGCGGCTCGCTTAACGATGCCGTCGAAATGGCCGGTTTATTCCTGCCCAGCGGCCCGATGGTGCAGGTGCACGATAGCCGGGGCGTAACCCAGGTGCTCAACGATAAGGACCCGCGTGTGCAGTACAGCGGCCCGCTGGTGGTGCTGGTGAACAAGTACAGCGCCTCGGCTTCTGAGATTCTGGCCGCCGCCATTCAGGACTACAAGCGCGGCGTCATTATGGGCTCGACCAGCACCTATGGCAAGGGCACCGTGCAGCGCATCATCGACCTCGACGAAACGCTGCCTTCCGAGCTGGCTAGCCTCAAGCCTTTCGGCTCGCTCAAGTTCACGATGCAGAAATTTTACCGCGTCACCGGCGGTTCGACGCAGTTCAAGGGCGTGGCTTCGGATATCGTGCTGCCCGACGTGCTTTCGTACCTCGACCAGGGTGAAAAAGAATCGGACTACCCGCTGAAGTGGGACGAGATTAAGCCCGCTGGCTACCGCCCCTGGGACGACCAGCCCAACTACGCCAAGCTCGAAGCCAACAGCAAGGCCCGCGTGGCCGCCAACCCGGCCTTCCAGCAGATGACCGAGCTCGTGCAGAGCCTGCGCAAGCGCAAGGACGAAACGGTAGTATCGCTCAACCTGACCAAGTACCGCACCTTCCAGCACCAGCTCAAGGCAGAGTCGGACAAGTACGAGGCCATCCAGAAGACGGCTACCCCGCTAGCCCTCGCCCCGCTAGCCGCTGACCGCACCGCCTTGGGGGGCGACTCGGTGAAAGTGAACCGCTCCATGCGCTTCACGCGCGGTCTCAACAAAGACATTACCTTGGGTGAGGCCGTGGCCGTAATTAAAGACGAGCAATAA
- the lysS gene encoding lysine--tRNA ligase, with protein sequence MHHLSEQEILRRQKLDELKALGIEPYPSELFDVNFSAQEIHDNYHPELNNFQEVALAGRLMSVRVMGKASFAELMDSSGRIQLYVNRDEICPGEDKTLYNTVFKKLLDLGDFIGVKGHVFKTQVGETSVHVTELKVLAKSLRPLPVVKEKIDEATGQKVVYDAFTDPEQRYRQRYVDMVVNPQVRDTFIKRTQLVQAMRNYLNDKGYLEVETPILQPLYGGAAARPFKTHHNTLDMTLYLRIANELYLKRLIVGGFDGVYEFSKDFRNEGMSRFHNPEFTQMELYVAYKDYAWMMDLVEEMVERVALALHGKTEVQVGDNLINFQRPWQRYTMFEAIEKFTGVAIGDMDEAALRETAKNLKVGLDPSMGKSKIIDEIFGEHVEPKLIQPTFITDYPVEMSPLAKKHRDHPGLVERFEAICNGKEICNAFSELNDPIDQRQRFEDQLELGKRGDTEAMVLDEDFLRALEYGMPPTAGLGIGIDRLSMIMTNSHSIQDVLFFPQMRPEVVAQEKTQPNAS encoded by the coding sequence ATGCACCACCTGAGTGAGCAGGAAATTCTGCGCCGCCAAAAGCTCGACGAGCTAAAAGCGCTGGGCATCGAGCCCTACCCTTCCGAATTGTTCGACGTCAACTTTTCGGCCCAGGAAATTCACGACAACTACCACCCCGAGCTGAACAACTTCCAGGAGGTAGCCCTAGCCGGCCGCCTCATGTCGGTGCGCGTGATGGGCAAAGCCTCGTTTGCTGAGCTCATGGACTCGTCGGGCCGCATTCAGCTCTACGTAAATCGCGACGAGATTTGCCCCGGCGAAGACAAGACGCTGTATAACACCGTGTTCAAGAAGCTGCTCGACCTCGGCGACTTTATCGGGGTGAAGGGCCATGTGTTTAAGACGCAGGTGGGCGAAACCTCCGTGCACGTCACCGAGCTGAAAGTGCTGGCCAAGTCGCTGCGCCCATTGCCCGTGGTGAAGGAGAAGATTGACGAGGCCACGGGCCAGAAAGTCGTGTACGACGCCTTCACCGACCCCGAGCAGCGCTACCGCCAGCGCTACGTGGATATGGTGGTGAACCCGCAGGTGCGCGATACCTTCATCAAGCGGACGCAGCTGGTGCAGGCCATGCGCAACTATTTGAACGACAAAGGCTACCTGGAAGTTGAAACCCCGATTTTGCAGCCGCTCTACGGCGGTGCGGCGGCGCGGCCCTTCAAGACGCACCACAACACGCTGGATATGACGCTGTATCTGCGCATTGCCAACGAGCTGTACCTCAAGCGCCTCATCGTGGGTGGCTTCGACGGCGTGTACGAATTCTCGAAGGATTTCCGCAACGAGGGCATGTCGCGCTTTCACAACCCTGAGTTCACCCAGATGGAGCTGTACGTAGCTTACAAAGACTACGCCTGGATGATGGACCTGGTGGAAGAAATGGTGGAGCGCGTGGCCCTGGCCCTGCACGGTAAAACCGAGGTGCAGGTGGGCGACAACCTCATCAACTTCCAGCGCCCCTGGCAGCGCTACACCATGTTTGAGGCCATTGAGAAGTTCACCGGCGTGGCCATCGGCGACATGGATGAGGCGGCGCTGCGCGAAACGGCCAAGAACCTGAAAGTGGGCCTCGACCCTAGCATGGGCAAGTCAAAAATCATCGACGAGATTTTTGGCGAGCACGTGGAGCCCAAGCTCATCCAGCCCACTTTCATCACCGATTACCCGGTGGAGATGTCGCCGCTAGCCAAAAAGCACCGCGACCATCCCGGCCTCGTGGAGCGCTTCGAAGCCATCTGCAACGGCAAGGAAATCTGCAACGCCTTCTCGGAACTCAACGACCCCATCGACCAGCGCCAGCGCTTTGAGGACCAGTTGGAGCTCGGCAAGCGCGGCGACACCGAGGCGATGGTGCTCGACGAAGACTTCCTGCGCGCCCTCGAATACGGCATGCCCCCCACGGCCGGCCTGGGCATCGGCATCGACCGCCTGAGCATGATTATGACCAACTCGCACTCCATCCAGGACGTGTTGTTTTTTCCGCAAATGCGCCCCGAAGTGGTGGCGCAGGAGAAGACCCAACCCAACGCTTCGTAA
- a CDS encoding YtxH domain-containing protein → MPKPKDNGKVIVSLLAGATAGIVAGLLLAPETGEDARKGLRASAQKWLSGDLGKLAKEALGKLQGTTNPDAAVSEDKQAADKLFDSMDKAEPGDLATPAGNGHSVAGQGADYAASHRDDFGADGDEDETHYRTGVGA, encoded by the coding sequence ATGCCGAAGCCTAAGGACAACGGAAAAGTTATTGTTTCGCTATTGGCCGGTGCCACGGCGGGCATCGTGGCGGGCCTGCTGCTAGCCCCCGAAACCGGCGAAGACGCCCGCAAAGGCTTGCGTGCCTCGGCCCAGAAGTGGCTGAGCGGCGACCTCGGCAAGCTAGCCAAAGAGGCCCTCGGCAAGCTGCAAGGCACCACCAACCCCGACGCGGCCGTGAGCGAAGACAAGCAGGCCGCCGACAAGCTATTCGACTCAATGGATAAGGCCGAGCCTGGCGACCTGGCCACCCCGGCCGGCAACGGCCACTCAGTAGCCGGCCAGGGTGCCGACTACGCCGCCAGCCACCGCGACGACTTTGGCGCCGATGGTGACGAAGACGAAACCCACTACCGCACCGGCGTAGGTGCCTAG
- a CDS encoding CsbD family protein — translation MSYREEDNNAGKILLAALAGASAGIIAGILLAPDKGSATLENWKGAAKQYGGQLGDQFNKYSADLETKFKGLSDKLEDMGVLGAGGSLNIKGNWDDIKGKLKQQYAQLTDEDLNFAEGKGDELIGKLQDKLGKGKAEITKIINDLAGKGSDVADKAKDAAHKGADAAKDAVNKGADAAKDATK, via the coding sequence ATGTCGTACCGCGAAGAAGATAACAACGCAGGCAAAATTCTCCTCGCCGCCCTCGCTGGCGCTAGCGCTGGCATCATCGCCGGCATCCTGCTGGCCCCCGATAAAGGCTCGGCTACCCTCGAAAACTGGAAAGGCGCAGCCAAGCAGTACGGCGGCCAGCTGGGCGACCAATTCAATAAGTACAGCGCCGACCTCGAAACCAAATTCAAAGGTCTGAGCGACAAACTCGAAGACATGGGTGTGCTGGGTGCTGGCGGTAGCCTCAACATCAAAGGCAACTGGGACGACATCAAAGGCAAGCTGAAGCAGCAGTACGCGCAGCTCACCGATGAAGACCTGAATTTTGCCGAAGGCAAAGGCGACGAACTGATAGGCAAGCTGCAAGATAAGCTTGGCAAAGGCAAAGCCGAAATAACCAAAATTATCAATGACCTCGCCGGCAAAGGCAGCGACGTGGCCGACAAAGCCAAAGACGCCGCCCACAAAGGGGCTGATGCCGCTAAAGATGCCGTAAACAAAGGTGCAGACGCAGCCAAAGACGCCACCAAGTAA
- a CDS encoding Kazal-type serine protease inhibitor, producing MLGFVLAAGSACQRQPRAMADCIDPSRVNPSGICTMEYDPVCGCNGLTYPNACVARNAGLRTFRPGPCPGRP from the coding sequence ATGCTAGGTTTCGTTTTGGCGGCGGGCAGCGCGTGCCAGCGCCAGCCGCGGGCCATGGCCGACTGCATCGACCCTAGCCGGGTAAATCCCAGCGGCATCTGCACGATGGAATATGACCCCGTGTGCGGCTGCAACGGCCTCACCTACCCTAATGCCTGCGTAGCGCGCAATGCGGGCCTGCGCACGTTCAGGCCCGGCCCCTGCCCCGGCCGGCCCTAA
- a CDS encoding cupin domain-containing protein, whose product MPAEKNYSRNAQPFRVPTTDGKLIEEHVGLASTHTAKYSVAHMVAPPQWSEPHQRPEFDEITIVVRGRKRFEIDDDVVELQAGESLLIKAGARVRYSNPFDAECEYWSVCVPAFNPATVHREE is encoded by the coding sequence ATGCCTGCCGAAAAAAACTACTCCCGCAACGCCCAGCCCTTCCGCGTGCCCACTACCGATGGCAAGCTTATTGAGGAGCACGTGGGGCTAGCCAGCACCCACACCGCCAAGTACAGCGTGGCCCACATGGTGGCGCCGCCGCAGTGGAGCGAGCCGCACCAGCGCCCGGAGTTTGACGAAATCACGATTGTGGTGCGCGGGCGCAAGCGCTTCGAGATAGACGACGACGTGGTGGAGCTGCAAGCCGGGGAGTCGCTGCTGATAAAGGCCGGCGCGCGGGTGCGCTACTCCAATCCATTTGACGCTGAGTGCGAGTATTGGTCAGTGTGCGTGCCTGCCTTTAACCCGGCTACCGTACACCGCGAAGAATAG
- a CDS encoding AAA domain-containing protein, which yields MSTETIFPHAEPYAIEQELRRVQGLLKLEQQEDLEQFKLKNAKATVQERQKRGLTWYPVTITKEDVGFGGKVVLELERPAGQAGLHLFQVGKNAALFGNVPGRSATDRPTLSGVITSVRRNKLTLATAKEDLPDWVLEGGKLGIDLTFDEVSYREMDYALGKVMGAYGDRLADLRDILLGAKPARFRPEKADDLFYPSPLNESQLAAVRHVQAAQDVAIIHGPPGTGKTTTLVQAILETIRRERRVLVCAPSNTAVDLLTEKLAERGVNVIRMGNPSRVSDLLLEHTLDAQVMAHKRYGELRSMRQTAEQYREMAGKHTRQFGWEEREQRRLLKEEARALHQEADGLERYITEDLLDQVQVITCTLVGASNRIIRHLTYETVFIDEAAQALEPGCWIPIAKAGRVVLAGDHQQLPPTVKSDKAGALRETLFEKAIKRQPEASRMLEVQYRMHEQIMQFSSEQFYEGRLVAAPTVAHAGLDAYDIRFAPDLPVEFLDTAGFGMQEITIPESRSTANPEEADLLLKRLAQLLEPYDAPDHESDPLSIGVIAPYRAQINYLKYAVEENDELSGLLLHRQLSIGTVDSFQGQERDIIAISLTRSNSHGEIGFLSDIRRMNVGMTRARKKLLLIGDSSTLGAHPFYKAFLDYVERVGGYRTAWELQD from the coding sequence TTGTCGACCGAAACTATTTTCCCCCACGCCGAGCCCTATGCCATTGAGCAGGAATTGCGCCGCGTGCAGGGCCTGCTCAAGCTGGAGCAACAAGAAGATTTAGAGCAGTTTAAGCTCAAGAATGCTAAAGCCACCGTGCAGGAGCGCCAAAAGCGCGGGCTGACGTGGTACCCCGTCACGATTACCAAAGAAGACGTGGGCTTTGGCGGTAAGGTGGTGCTGGAGCTGGAGCGTCCGGCTGGGCAAGCCGGCCTGCACCTGTTTCAGGTGGGTAAGAACGCGGCGCTGTTTGGCAATGTGCCGGGGCGCTCGGCCACCGACCGGCCCACGCTCAGCGGCGTCATCACCAGCGTGCGCCGCAATAAGCTGACCTTAGCCACCGCCAAGGAAGACCTGCCCGACTGGGTGCTGGAGGGCGGCAAGCTGGGCATCGACCTCACCTTCGACGAGGTGAGCTACCGCGAGATGGATTACGCGCTGGGCAAGGTGATGGGCGCCTACGGCGACCGCCTGGCCGACTTGCGCGACATCCTGCTCGGGGCCAAGCCGGCCCGCTTCCGCCCGGAAAAGGCCGACGACCTCTTCTACCCTAGCCCGCTCAACGAGAGCCAGCTGGCCGCCGTGCGCCACGTGCAGGCCGCCCAAGACGTAGCCATTATTCATGGTCCGCCCGGCACCGGCAAAACGACCACGCTGGTGCAGGCCATTCTGGAAACCATCCGGCGCGAGCGCCGGGTGCTGGTGTGCGCGCCCTCGAACACGGCCGTGGACCTGCTGACCGAGAAGCTAGCCGAGCGTGGCGTCAACGTTATCCGAATGGGCAACCCTAGCCGGGTGTCGGACTTGCTTTTAGAGCACACGCTCGATGCGCAGGTGATGGCCCACAAGCGCTACGGCGAACTGCGCTCGATGCGCCAAACCGCTGAGCAGTACCGCGAAATGGCTGGCAAGCACACCCGGCAGTTTGGCTGGGAAGAGCGTGAGCAGCGCCGCCTGCTGAAGGAGGAAGCGCGCGCCCTGCACCAAGAGGCCGATGGCCTGGAGCGCTACATCACCGAGGACTTGCTCGACCAGGTGCAGGTAATTACCTGCACGCTGGTGGGCGCCAGCAACCGCATCATTCGCCACCTCACCTACGAAACGGTGTTTATCGACGAGGCCGCCCAGGCTCTGGAGCCTGGCTGCTGGATTCCCATTGCCAAGGCGGGCCGCGTGGTGCTGGCCGGCGACCACCAGCAGCTGCCGCCCACCGTGAAAAGCGACAAAGCGGGCGCATTGCGCGAAACGCTGTTCGAGAAAGCCATCAAGCGCCAGCCCGAGGCTAGCCGCATGCTAGAGGTGCAGTACCGCATGCACGAGCAGATTATGCAGTTCAGCTCCGAGCAGTTTTACGAGGGCCGGCTGGTGGCCGCGCCCACCGTGGCCCACGCTGGCCTCGACGCCTACGACATTCGCTTTGCGCCCGACCTGCCGGTCGAATTTCTCGACACGGCCGGCTTCGGGATGCAGGAAATCACTATCCCCGAAAGCCGCTCTACGGCCAACCCTGAGGAAGCCGACCTGCTGCTGAAGCGGCTAGCCCAGCTACTGGAGCCCTACGACGCGCCCGACCACGAAAGCGACCCGCTCAGCATCGGCGTCATCGCGCCCTACCGCGCCCAGATTAATTATTTAAAATACGCGGTGGAAGAAAACGACGAGCTCAGCGGCCTGCTGCTGCACCGCCAGCTTAGCATCGGCACCGTCGATTCATTTCAGGGCCAGGAGCGCGATATCATCGCTATTAGCCTCACGCGCAGCAACTCGCACGGTGAAATCGGCTTCCTCTCCGACATTCGCCGCATGAACGTGGGCATGACGCGGGCGCGCAAAAAGCTGCTGCTCATCGGCGACTCGTCCACGCTGGGGGCACACCCATTCTACAAGGCTTTCCTCGACTACGTGGAGCGCGTGGGCGGCTACCGCACCGCCTGGGAATTGCAGGATTAA
- a CDS encoding GH92 family glycosyl hydrolase — MLSGGLLLGAAPAPAQQLTSYVDPLIGSGGHGHVFVGANVPFGAVQLGPQNIFKGWDWCSGYHYSDSLLIGFSHTHLSGTGGSDLGDVLIMPYTGPLRTDKGRQPVPHQGYLSRYSHQREVARPGYYAVTLDDYGIRAELTASARVGMHRYTFPKDGKPARVIIDLKEGIDDKATDTYLEQVDAQTFIGHRFSHGWADHQQLFFAIKTSVPVPAFALYNEAQSLAGKAGQGAAIKGVLTFAKLAGPVELKVGISPVSPQNALANIQVEMPGWDFAAVQKAATVKWNQELGKITIESPDPAVRRTFYTALYHAWFAPALFNDANRDYRGTDGKVYPKAPFQNYTTFSLWDTYRTEHSLFTLAQPERVPDLMQAMLAIGQQQGKLPIWHLMGNETNTMVGYSAVPVLAEAYLKGTPGLDGRQVLAALKQASTRDDQGVQYLKTLGFIPADKENESVAKAMEYAIDDWSIAQVAKKLGEQADYQEYSKRAKYYQQYFDPHTRFMRGLTADGKFQLPFDAFQSIHRQNPYTEGNAWQYTFLVPHDAPGLIKLFGSDAAFVQKLDSLFIVKGSLGASASPDISGLIGMYAHGNEPSHATTYLYAYAGQQWKTAEKVRQVLREMYKDQPDGISGNEDCGQMSAWYILSALGFYPVSPSSGAYVLGSPLVNKATIRLPQGKTFVVSAVNNSPQNIYIQSAMLNGQPYANSYLLHRDIVAGGTLQLTMGPQPNRAFGTAPANRPKEVY, encoded by the coding sequence GTGCTAAGCGGAGGGCTGCTGTTAGGCGCCGCGCCGGCCCCGGCGCAGCAGCTTACTTCCTACGTGGACCCGCTCATCGGCTCGGGCGGTCATGGACACGTGTTTGTGGGGGCTAATGTGCCGTTTGGGGCGGTGCAGCTCGGGCCACAAAATATTTTTAAGGGCTGGGACTGGTGCTCGGGCTACCATTATTCGGACAGCCTGCTCATCGGGTTTTCGCACACTCACCTCAGCGGTACCGGGGGCTCAGACCTTGGCGACGTGCTCATTATGCCCTACACCGGCCCGCTGCGCACCGATAAGGGCCGGCAGCCGGTGCCCCACCAGGGCTACCTCTCGCGCTACTCGCATCAGCGTGAGGTGGCCCGGCCCGGCTACTACGCCGTGACCCTCGACGACTACGGCATCCGGGCCGAGCTCACGGCCAGCGCGCGGGTGGGCATGCACCGCTACACGTTTCCAAAAGATGGCAAGCCCGCCCGCGTCATCATCGACCTCAAGGAAGGTATTGACGACAAAGCCACCGATACCTATCTCGAACAGGTTGATGCACAAACGTTTATTGGCCACCGCTTTTCGCACGGCTGGGCCGACCACCAGCAGCTGTTCTTCGCCATCAAGACTTCGGTGCCGGTGCCCGCGTTTGCCCTCTACAACGAGGCCCAATCCTTGGCCGGCAAGGCGGGCCAGGGCGCGGCTATAAAGGGCGTGCTCACCTTTGCCAAGCTAGCCGGGCCGGTCGAGTTGAAAGTGGGCATTTCGCCGGTGAGTCCGCAGAATGCGCTGGCCAATATTCAGGTTGAAATGCCGGGCTGGGACTTTGCCGCCGTGCAAAAGGCGGCTACCGTCAAGTGGAACCAGGAACTCGGCAAAATCACCATCGAAAGCCCCGACCCGGCGGTGCGGCGCACGTTCTACACGGCCCTTTACCACGCCTGGTTTGCCCCGGCGCTGTTCAACGACGCCAACCGCGACTACCGCGGCACCGACGGCAAGGTCTACCCGAAGGCCCCGTTTCAGAACTATACCACGTTCTCGCTCTGGGATACGTACCGCACCGAGCATTCGCTCTTTACCCTAGCCCAGCCCGAGCGCGTGCCCGACCTGATGCAAGCCATGCTAGCCATCGGCCAGCAGCAGGGCAAGCTGCCCATCTGGCACCTGATGGGCAACGAAACCAACACGATGGTGGGCTACAGCGCCGTGCCGGTGCTGGCCGAAGCTTACCTCAAGGGCACGCCCGGCCTCGATGGCCGCCAGGTTCTCGCCGCCCTTAAGCAAGCCAGCACCCGCGACGACCAGGGCGTGCAGTACCTCAAAACGCTGGGCTTCATCCCGGCCGATAAGGAAAACGAGTCGGTGGCCAAGGCGATGGAATACGCCATCGACGACTGGAGCATCGCGCAGGTAGCCAAAAAGCTCGGTGAGCAGGCTGACTACCAAGAGTATAGCAAGCGGGCTAAATATTATCAGCAGTACTTCGACCCGCACACCCGCTTCATGCGCGGCCTCACCGCCGATGGCAAGTTTCAGCTGCCGTTCGATGCCTTTCAGTCCATTCACCGCCAAAACCCTTATACTGAAGGCAATGCCTGGCAGTATACCTTCTTGGTGCCGCACGATGCCCCGGGGCTGATAAAGCTGTTCGGCAGCGACGCGGCTTTTGTGCAAAAGCTTGACAGCCTTTTTATTGTGAAGGGGAGTCTGGGGGCGAGCGCCTCGCCCGACATCTCGGGCCTCATCGGCATGTATGCCCACGGCAACGAGCCTAGCCACGCCACCACCTACCTCTACGCCTACGCCGGCCAGCAATGGAAAACTGCCGAAAAAGTGCGCCAGGTGCTACGCGAGATGTACAAAGACCAGCCCGACGGCATCAGCGGCAACGAAGACTGCGGGCAAATGTCGGCCTGGTACATCCTGTCGGCGCTGGGTTTTTATCCCGTCAGCCCCAGTAGCGGGGCCTACGTGCTGGGTAGCCCGCTGGTCAATAAGGCTACTATTCGCTTGCCTCAAGGCAAAACCTTCGTGGTGAGCGCGGTGAATAATAGCCCGCAAAACATTTATATTCAATCGGCTATGCTCAACGGCCAGCCCTACGCCAATAGCTACCTGCTGCACCGCGACATCGTGGCGGGCGGCACCTTGCAGCTCACAATGGGCCCGCAGCCCAACCGCGCCTTCGGCACGGCCCCGGCCAACCGGCCAAAGGAAGTGTATTAG
- a CDS encoding copper homeostasis protein CutC, giving the protein MMKQVDQPAGPAASPAAAASPPRRLEICAGSVQSAVAAQAGGAHRIELCQNLEQGGITPSYGLIKQVLALLSIPVVVLIRPRPGDFCYTAEELAIMADDIAQCRALGCAGVALGALDAAGRVDLAGCRALMQAAGPLAVTFHRAFDACPDQARALEEIIGLGCQRVLTSGGQPSAPAGQAQLAALGQQAAGRLSIMPGAGITPATLPGVLAATGAHEFHASARRLVASPPAAKATEFDAPRWETDAAIVARLAAQLMG; this is encoded by the coding sequence ATGATGAAGCAAGTCGACCAACCAGCCGGCCCCGCCGCTAGCCCCGCCGCCGCCGCCAGCCCGCCCCGGCGGCTGGAAATTTGCGCGGGCTCCGTGCAGTCGGCCGTGGCGGCGCAGGCCGGGGGTGCGCACCGCATTGAGTTGTGCCAGAATCTTGAACAGGGGGGCATTACGCCCTCCTACGGCCTTATTAAGCAAGTGCTTGCGTTGCTTTCTATTCCAGTGGTAGTACTCATTCGGCCCCGGCCGGGGGATTTCTGTTATACTGCGGAGGAGCTGGCTATTATGGCCGATGATATTGCGCAGTGCCGGGCACTCGGGTGTGCGGGGGTGGCGCTGGGGGCACTCGATGCGGCCGGCCGCGTAGACCTGGCCGGCTGCCGCGCGCTGATGCAAGCTGCGGGGCCGTTGGCGGTTACCTTTCACCGCGCCTTCGACGCGTGCCCCGACCAGGCGCGGGCGCTCGAAGAAATCATCGGGCTGGGCTGCCAGCGGGTGCTTACCTCGGGCGGGCAGCCGAGCGCGCCGGCCGGCCAGGCGCAGCTCGCGGCGCTGGGGCAGCAGGCGGCGGGGCGCCTCAGTATCATGCCGGGCGCCGGTATCACGCCGGCTACGCTGCCGGGCGTGCTAGCGGCCACGGGCGCCCACGAGTTTCACGCCAGTGCCCGGCGGCTGGTGGCTAGCCCCCCGGCCGCCAAAGCCACCGAGTTTGACGCGCCGCGCTGGGAAACGGATGCGGCCATCGTGGCAAGGCTGGCGGCTCAACTGATGGGCTGA